AAAGATATACGGGTGCTGGTCATCAAACTCTGTGACCGTTTGCATAATATGCTAACCCTGGATGCCCTTCCTCCCGAAAAACAGAAACGTATTGCTGAAGAGACACTGGTGGTCTATGCACCTATTGCACACAGGTTGGGTATTTCGCGTCTGAAGAACAGTCTGGAAGACCTGAGCTTCTTTTACATCTACCCGGATGATTATAAAAAAATCGATACCTATATTCAAAACAATGCACAGAACCTGCAATTCAAACTTAATGCATTCATCCACAGAGTGAAAGACACCATGAACAAAGACGGATTCTCCGACAAGGATTTCGAGATCATCGGCAGGGTCAAGCACTACTACTCTATCTACCTGAAGATGCATCGCAAGGGTGTGAGCATCGATGAGGTACTTGATCTGCTGGCAATCCGCATTATTGTCAAAGAACCTATCGAGTGTTATCGGGTACTTGGGCTGATGCACCTGAACTTTACACCGCTGATCTCCCGTTTTAAAGATTATATCGCTATTCCAAAAGAGAACGGTTACAAAACGATACATACGACACTTTTCAACGAAGAGGGGATCGTAGAGGCACAAATACGTACCGTAGATATGCACAGACTGGCAGAGTACGGTGTCGCAGCACACTGGAAGTACAAGGACGGTGCGGACAGTGTGAACCTTGAATGGCTGGAGAGTCTGCATTTCCAGAATGAATCGATCGAAGAGTTCTATGAACTGGCCAAATCGGACCTTTTCTCCGAAGATATTACGGTCTTTTCTCCCAAAGGGGACTACTTCACTCTTCCCAAAGGTTCCGTGGCACTTGATTTTGCCTATGCCATACACTCGGAAGTGGGGGCCAATGCGACCGGTGCTCTGGTTAACAAGCACAAGTCTTCGCTTCTGACGGTACTTAAGAATGGTGATATTGTCAAGATATTGAAAGATGATGAACCACACCTGCACTGCTCCTGGCTCGATACGGTCAAGACCTCCAAAGCCAAAGAGGGGATACGCAGTCACTGCAGGGCGCGGATCAAAGAGGTAGATACTCTCAGTGCTTATAATATATTGGGGACACTTTTCTCGCGGCATCCCGATAAGAT
This DNA window, taken from Sulfurovum lithotrophicum, encodes the following:
- a CDS encoding RelA/SpoT family protein; the protein is MDAFLSKAKNIHSIEEAKALLWAQIPHPLPSTIKALELAMTAHDGQKRKSGEPYIVHPILVAAITAAFSNDETMVQAALLHDVVEDTPFDIEDIRKQFGDDIAHMVGGLTKIVEIRDEELVPFGSDERLINSALTFRKMLIASIKDIRVLVIKLCDRLHNMLTLDALPPEKQKRIAEETLVVYAPIAHRLGISRLKNSLEDLSFFYIYPDDYKKIDTYIQNNAQNLQFKLNAFIHRVKDTMNKDGFSDKDFEIIGRVKHYYSIYLKMHRKGVSIDEVLDLLAIRIIVKEPIECYRVLGLMHLNFTPLISRFKDYIAIPKENGYKTIHTTLFNEEGIVEAQIRTVDMHRLAEYGVAAHWKYKDGADSVNLEWLESLHFQNESIEEFYELAKSDLFSEDITVFSPKGDYFTLPKGSVALDFAYAIHSEVGANATGALVNKHKSSLLTVLKNGDIVKILKDDEPHLHCSWLDTVKTSKAKEGIRSHCRARIKEVDTLSAYNILGTLFSRHPDKIRLLIQRMGLQDSIHKLPSHLSYYKDVIHKVADYMGEKEVRFWELLKRGYKVPKLKEIEHFRFYTNKPLDGVEFDYCCHPKVGDQIVAFYKDSKAIIHHKLCKHAYAKIKAGEAMVHVDWRFSKMSRYRLIISLQNQKGALADMLTKLTRLDLNVISIELGIQSSESAEYCQLEVESSESKRSVLKEKLTQKFKLIDIVSLDDAYNK